In Mustelus asterias chromosome 30, sMusAst1.hap1.1, whole genome shotgun sequence, a genomic segment contains:
- the LOC144480698 gene encoding LOW QUALITY PROTEIN: uncharacterized protein LOC144480698 (The sequence of the model RefSeq protein was modified relative to this genomic sequence to represent the inferred CDS: substituted 1 base at 1 genomic stop codon), translating to MGELNQTTINLARQKGYQGKEMELIFMGKGLGEEKSLGVRGRVALVPRAILPRDCGLNRCNPLYLTVKQTEWVANGNRQVSLDNEVLGVRVREERLCCVRITVQKATAGNSPVLRTATPAPGSSEGIRVIXVKDLRETIEIETGLGETNAWMEWVKYTVQSLEKGNCYACTGSRPTPQVVPFPLGWDKEPKQMECLVKLYQHRAAWDDPTCQSLGLTFPSVRSNRESQPPVFSGVLGTHHTCVSRTGEKLDRQVGTFDKCGTIKEVNDATEEGNYSQIQVPRADLWWYCGGGILRPTLPRRWKGTCAIVQLVVPFTLAFEHPEPRGDRRAERSLSTSFDDRVYLDNIGVPRGVPDEYKARNQITAGFESLFWWVTINKNVDWINYIYYNQQRFINYTRGAVKGRAEQLDATSRMAWENRLALDMILAEKGGVCVMIGTQCCTFIPNNTAPDGSITRALEGQTTLADELAESSGVDTDLTGWLERWFGKWKGVVVSALISFIVVAGVLVALGCCVIPCIRGLTQRLIETALTKRDTLDGRVVGLHLTSEEGQGLLDAKAGNGTWDEQAGIMLEGLENTLGIKNYSA from the coding sequence ATGGGGGAACTTAATCAGACTACAATAAACCTCGCAAGACAAAAAGGGTATCAGGGAAAGGAGATGGAATTGATTTTCATGGGAAAGGGGCTAGGTGAAGAAAAATCTCTCGGGGTGCGGGGACGGGTAGCGTTAGTCCCACGGGCCATCCTCCCGAGGGATTGCGGGCTGAACCGGTGTAATCCACTATACCTGACCGTGAAGCAGACTGAATGGGTGGCAAACGGAAATAGGCAAGTGAGTCTAGACAATGAAGTACTTGGGGTAAGGGTCAGGGAGGAAAGACTGTGTTGCGTAAGGATCACGGTTCAGAAAGCGACAGCTGGCAATTCACCAGTTCTACGCACGGCGACCCCTGCCCCGGGAAGCTCTGAGGGGATTAGGGTGATATAGGTAAAAGATCTCAGGGAAACCATTGAAATAGAAACGGGCCTTGGGGAAACGAATGCCTGGATGGAATGGGTCAAGTATACGGTCCAAAGCCTCGAGAAGGGCAATTGTTATGCATGCACGGGCAGTCGGCCGACTCCACAGGTGGTTCCCTTCCCGTTGGGATGGGATAAAGAGCCAAAACAGATGGAATGCCTGGTAAAATTATATCAGCACCGGGCGGCCTGGGATGACCCCACCTGCCAGTCCCTGGGCCTGACGTTTCCCTCTGTAAGATCCAACAGGGAATCGCAGCCCCCGGTATTTTCTGGGGTATTAGGAACACATCACACCTGTGTCTCTCGGActggggaaaaactggataggCAGGTGGGCACTTTTGACAAGTGTGGTACGATCAAGGAAGTTAATGACGCCACCGAGGAAGGGAATTATTCCCAGATCCAGGTACCCCGAGCTGACCTCTGGTGGTACTGTGGAGGGGGGATTCTGCGGCCAACGTTACCCCGAAGATGGAAAGGAACCTGTGCGATAGTCCAATTGGTTGTCCCATTCACCCTGGCATTCGAACACCCAGAACCCCGTGGAGACCGGCGAGCAGAGAGGAGTCTATCTACCTCTTTTGACGACCGGGTCTATTTGGACAACATAGGGGTCCCTAGGGGGGTTCCCGATGAGTATAAAGCTAGGAACCAGATAACGGCGGGGTTTGAGTCTCTGTTCTGGTGGGTGACCATCAATAAAAACGTGGATTGGATCAACTACATCTACTATAACCAGCAGCGATTTATTAATTACACCCGGGGTGCAGTGAAGGGAAGAGCGGAACAACTGGATGCCACCAGTAGGATGGCTTGGGAGAATAGGTTAGCATTGGACATGATCttagcagagaaaggaggggtctgCGTCATGATAGGGACACAGTGTTGTACCTTTATTCCAAATAACACCGCTCCTGATGGGTCGATCACCAGAGCGCTAGAAGGACAAACGACCCTGGCTGATGAATTGGCTGAAAGCTCGGGAGTGGACACAGACCTTACCGGGTGGCTGGAAAGGTGGTTCGGGAAATGGAAAGGGGTTGTGGTATCCGCCCTCATCTCCTTTATAGTAGTAGCGGGGGTACTGGTCGCCTTAGGATGCTGTGTTATCCCTTGTATCCGGGGCCTGACCCAAAGACTTATTGAGACCGCTTTGACTAAACGTGATACCCTGGATGGACGAGTAGTAGGCCTACACTTGACGTCAGAGGAAGGACAGGGTCTCCTAGACGCCAAGGCCGGCAATGGCACCTGGGACGAACAGGCAGGCATAATGCTAGAGGGATTAGAAAATACACTAGGTATCAAAAATTACAGTGCGTAA